From Hymenobacter sedentarius, a single genomic window includes:
- the atpA gene encoding F0F1 ATP synthase subunit alpha, protein MAEVRPDEVSAILRQQLSNFKSEAELEEVGTVLQIGDGVARIYGLSKAQAGELIEFENGLQGLVLNLEEDNVGAVLLGDYSGIQEGATVKRTRKIASIKVGEGIVGRVVNTLGQPIDGRGPIQGELYEMPLERKAPGVIFRQPVTEPMQTGIKSIDAMIPIGRGQRELIIGDRQTGKSAVAIDTILNQREFYEAGQPVFCIYVAIGQKASTIAQVVQSLTKGGAMDYTVVVAAPAADPAPLQFYAPFTGAAIGEFFRDTGRPALVVYDDLSKQAVAYREVSLLLRRPPGREAYPGDVFYLHSRLLERAAKINASDEIARNMNDLPDSIKHLVKGGGSLTALPLIETQAGDVSAYIPTNVISITDGQIFLETNLFNSGVRPAINVGISVSRVGGNAQIKSMKKVAGTLKLDQAQFRELEAFAKFGSDLDASTKLTIERGRRNLEILKQPQFSPVKVEDQVAIIYAATNGLLDSVPVNRVREFEKEFGQVMNSRYPDVLKALKAGKLEDAGTKAIREVAKDVSASYAV, encoded by the coding sequence ATGGCAGAAGTACGTCCGGACGAAGTATCCGCAATCCTGCGGCAGCAGCTGTCCAATTTCAAGTCCGAAGCCGAGCTGGAAGAAGTCGGCACCGTGTTGCAAATTGGCGACGGTGTGGCCCGCATCTACGGACTGAGCAAAGCCCAAGCGGGCGAACTGATTGAGTTTGAGAACGGCCTGCAAGGCCTCGTGCTCAACCTCGAAGAAGACAACGTAGGTGCCGTACTGCTCGGCGACTACTCGGGCATCCAAGAGGGCGCCACCGTGAAGCGTACCCGCAAAATTGCCTCGATTAAAGTAGGCGAAGGCATCGTGGGCCGTGTGGTAAACACCCTCGGCCAGCCCATCGACGGCCGTGGCCCCATCCAGGGTGAGCTGTACGAAATGCCTCTCGAGCGCAAGGCTCCTGGTGTAATCTTCCGTCAGCCCGTAACCGAGCCGATGCAAACCGGCATCAAGTCAATTGACGCCATGATTCCGATTGGCCGTGGTCAGCGCGAGCTGATTATCGGCGACCGCCAGACCGGTAAGTCGGCTGTGGCCATCGATACCATCCTGAACCAGCGCGAATTCTACGAAGCGGGCCAGCCCGTATTCTGCATTTACGTGGCCATCGGCCAGAAGGCTTCGACCATCGCCCAGGTGGTGCAGTCGCTGACCAAAGGCGGTGCCATGGACTACACGGTGGTAGTCGCCGCTCCGGCTGCTGACCCGGCTCCTCTGCAGTTCTACGCTCCCTTTACCGGTGCTGCTATCGGCGAATTCTTCCGCGATACGGGTCGTCCCGCTCTCGTGGTTTACGACGACTTGTCGAAGCAGGCCGTGGCTTACCGCGAGGTGTCGCTGCTGCTCCGTCGTCCTCCCGGACGTGAGGCGTACCCCGGCGACGTATTCTACCTGCACAGCCGCTTGCTCGAGCGGGCCGCTAAAATCAACGCTTCGGACGAAATCGCCCGGAACATGAACGACCTGCCCGACAGCATCAAGCACTTGGTAAAAGGCGGCGGTTCGCTGACGGCTCTTCCCCTGATTGAGACGCAGGCGGGTGACGTATCGGCTTACATCCCAACCAACGTGATTTCCATCACCGACGGCCAGATTTTCCTCGAGACGAACTTGTTCAACTCGGGTGTGCGTCCGGCCATCAACGTGGGTATCTCGGTATCGCGCGTGGGTGGTAACGCCCAGATTAAGTCGATGAAGAAGGTGGCCGGTACCTTGAAGCTTGACCAGGCTCAGTTCCGCGAACTGGAAGCCTTCGCCAAGTTTGGTTCCGACCTCGACGCCTCGACCAAGCTCACCATCGAGCGTGGCCGTCGCAACCTTGAAATCCTGAAGCAGCCCCAGTTCTCGCCCGTGAAGGTGGAAGACCAGGTGGCCATCATCTACGCCGCCACCAATGGCCTCCTCGACAGCGTTCCGGTTAACCGCGTGCGTGAGTTCGAGAAGGAGTTTGGCCAGGTGATGAACTCGCGCTACCCCGACGTGCTGAAGGCCCTGAAGGCTGGTAAGCTGGAGGACGCTGGCACCAAGGCCATCCGCGAGGTAGCCAAGGACGTGTCGGCGAGCTACGCGGTTTAA
- the atpH gene encoding ATP synthase F1 subunit delta — MADQRVAARYAKSLLDLGKEMGTLESVKEDMDLLSKTMAESRELRLLLRNPIVKHDKKLAILNAIFKGKVSDMTMRFFTILTDKNREAALESMGTEFQVQYNAMQGIQMAEVTSATPLTAASRAELEKLVTQHTGLTQVKLAEKVDADLIGGFVLRVGDIQIDDSVRTSLRKMRISLQENSYSGSL, encoded by the coding sequence ATGGCTGACCAACGAGTAGCGGCCCGCTACGCCAAGTCGCTCCTCGACTTGGGCAAGGAAATGGGCACGCTGGAAAGCGTGAAGGAGGACATGGACTTGCTGAGCAAGACCATGGCCGAAAGCCGTGAGCTGCGGCTGTTGCTGCGCAACCCGATTGTGAAGCACGACAAGAAGCTGGCCATCTTGAACGCCATCTTCAAAGGCAAGGTGTCGGACATGACCATGCGTTTCTTCACCATCCTCACCGACAAAAACCGGGAGGCGGCGCTGGAAAGCATGGGCACCGAGTTTCAGGTGCAGTACAACGCCATGCAGGGCATTCAGATGGCGGAAGTGACTTCGGCCACCCCGCTGACTGCGGCCTCACGCGCGGAGCTGGAAAAGCTGGTAACCCAGCACACCGGCCTCACGCAGGTGAAACTCGCCGAGAAGGTGGATGCGGACCTCATCGGTGGCTTCGTGCTGCGGGTGGGCGACATCCAGATTGATGATTCGGTGCGCACCAGCCTTCGCAAGATGCGCATCTCTTTGCAAGAAAATAGTTACTCTGGTAGTCTGTAG
- a CDS encoding F0F1 ATP synthase subunit B — MDLITPQLGLLFWQTVLFLLLLFILTKFAWKPIMASLREREDSIESALRMADQAKIEMQQLKAGNEKLLADARQERDRMMQEAQVMVNQFRETEKTKAVEEANRITQQAREAIQTEKNAALAEVKNTAAQLSVDIAERILRRELAEPAAQTQLVDSYLKDVKLN; from the coding sequence ATGGACTTAATCACCCCCCAATTGGGCCTGCTGTTCTGGCAGACGGTCCTGTTCTTACTGCTCCTGTTCATCCTGACCAAGTTTGCCTGGAAGCCCATTATGGCTTCGTTGCGCGAGCGGGAAGACAGCATCGAAAGCGCCCTGCGCATGGCCGACCAGGCCAAAATTGAGATGCAGCAGCTGAAAGCCGGTAACGAAAAATTGCTTGCCGATGCCCGCCAGGAGCGCGACCGCATGATGCAGGAAGCCCAAGTAATGGTCAACCAATTCCGCGAAACGGAAAAGACCAAAGCCGTGGAAGAAGCCAACCGCATCACGCAGCAAGCCCGCGAAGCCATCCAGACCGAGAAAAACGCCGCGCTGGCCGAGGTGAAAAACACCGCCGCCCAGCTGTCGGTCGACATCGCCGAGCGCATCCTGCGCCGCGAACTCGCCGAGCCAGCCGCCCAAACGCAGCTGGTGGATTCGTACCTGAAAGACGTTAAACTGAACTAG
- the atpE gene encoding ATP synthase F0 subunit C — protein sequence MLLSLFLQAVAAVAENGNNLAVMGACIGAGLVALGAGVGIGRIGGSAMDAIGRQPDASGKIQTVMLIAAALIEGLALFAVVVCLLVSFKL from the coding sequence ATGCTTCTCTCTTTGTTCTTGCAGGCTGTTGCCGCTGTTGCCGAAAACGGTAATAACCTTGCCGTAATGGGTGCCTGTATTGGTGCTGGTCTGGTTGCTTTGGGTGCTGGTGTTGGTATCGGCCGCATTGGCGGTAGCGCCATGGACGCCATTGGCCGTCAGCCCGACGCTTCGGGTAAAATTCAGACGGTGATGCTGATTGCCGCCGCTCTTATCGAAGGTCTGGCCCTGTTCGCAGTGGTAGTCTGCCTGCTGGTGAGCTTCAAACTGTAG